The Actinomadura sp. WMMB 499 genome includes a window with the following:
- a CDS encoding heme A synthase, with product MAERESTPGPLIRARDAVWRPTAGSFRLLALLGVIGNVLIVVSGGAVRVTESGLGCPEWPKCTGDSLVPTPHPEHELINMAIEFGNRMITFVVLAVGMLVFVAALRLAPRRKDLIWWALAQPMSVVAQAIIGGIVVLTELHPAAVGLHFLVSPALLVFCVALWVRAGEGDEPARPLAPAWVRALGGALLAACAVVLVAGTVVTGTGPHAGDASSRRYGFEITDVTRVHSLMAWVTCALVVAMAVALHRTGAPAAARRRVHELLALIVAQGALGYVQYWLGVPAVLVVLHMLGAVLMWVVALRLFLALRDRGPRAVDGTASGPVEPAVQAKQPA from the coding sequence GTGGCAGAGCGAGAGTCGACCCCGGGCCCGTTGATCCGTGCGAGGGACGCCGTGTGGCGCCCGACGGCGGGTTCGTTCCGGCTGCTCGCGCTGCTCGGCGTCATCGGCAACGTGCTGATCGTCGTCAGCGGCGGCGCCGTCCGCGTCACCGAGTCCGGGCTCGGCTGCCCCGAATGGCCCAAGTGCACCGGCGACAGCCTCGTGCCCACGCCGCATCCCGAGCACGAGCTCATCAACATGGCGATCGAGTTCGGCAACCGGATGATCACCTTCGTGGTGCTGGCCGTCGGGATGCTCGTGTTCGTCGCGGCGCTCCGGCTCGCGCCGCGCCGCAAGGACCTGATCTGGTGGGCGCTCGCACAGCCGATGAGCGTCGTCGCGCAGGCGATCATCGGCGGCATCGTCGTGCTGACCGAGCTGCATCCGGCCGCCGTCGGCCTGCACTTCCTCGTGTCCCCGGCACTGCTCGTCTTCTGCGTGGCGCTGTGGGTCCGCGCGGGCGAGGGGGACGAGCCGGCCCGCCCGCTCGCCCCCGCGTGGGTCCGCGCCCTCGGCGGCGCGCTCCTGGCCGCGTGCGCCGTCGTCCTCGTCGCGGGCACCGTCGTCACCGGCACCGGCCCGCACGCCGGCGACGCGTCGTCGCGCCGCTACGGCTTCGAGATCACCGACGTGACGCGGGTGCACAGCCTCATGGCGTGGGTCACCTGCGCGCTGGTCGTCGCCATGGCCGTCGCGCTGCACCGGACGGGCGCGCCCGCCGCGGCCCGCCGCCGCGTCCACGAACTGCTCGCCCTCATTGTCGCGCAGGGCGCGCTCGGGTACGTCCAGTACTGGCTCGGTGTCCCCGCCGTCCTGGTCGTTCTGCACATGCTCGGCGCGGTCCTGATGTGGGTGGTCGCGCTCCGCCTGTTCCTCGCCCTCCGCGACCGCGGGCCGCGCGCGGTGGACGGCACGGCGTCCGGGCCCGTCGAACCGGCCGTCCAGGCCAAGCAGCCCGCCTGA
- a CDS encoding PrsW family intramembrane metalloprotease, whose product MARVDPKAVLEGRIPGRPPVGLIAGLTVSGLCAVAALGFDLLSGESGFWVGLLLAVLPIPPLIALALALDRLEPEPPRALVFAFMWGAGVAVLGALLLNTAGLLYVTVPIFGEVDGHFVSATFGAPVIEETLKGAVLFGMLWLRRNEIDGFADGLIYAALVGLGFAMMENITYYMRAFEEGGAQQLQAVFILRGLVMPLSHPLFTAMTGLGVAYAATHRRGQLLAPAAGLLGAMVLHGLWNGAAATGLGGLGVVYLLDFCILLGLIAIVAVERRSTVRRIEAYLPLYAATGLVTDADVRMLRSIPARRAARRWARAVGGPAAGRAMTDYQLAATELALLHKRADRGVADPRWFTARRDALLNLMALARHAFLRTPQMPRAAPAGGPPWAPRGPSGFLPPDLRKRDRPS is encoded by the coding sequence ATGGCGCGTGTGGACCCGAAGGCGGTGCTCGAGGGGCGGATCCCGGGACGGCCACCGGTCGGCCTGATCGCCGGGCTCACGGTCTCCGGGCTGTGCGCGGTGGCCGCCCTCGGCTTCGACCTCCTCTCCGGGGAGAGCGGCTTCTGGGTCGGCCTGCTGCTGGCGGTGCTGCCGATCCCGCCGCTGATCGCGCTCGCGCTCGCCCTCGACCGGCTGGAGCCCGAGCCGCCCCGGGCGCTCGTCTTCGCGTTCATGTGGGGCGCGGGCGTCGCCGTCCTGGGCGCCCTGCTCCTCAACACCGCCGGGCTGCTGTACGTCACCGTCCCGATCTTCGGCGAGGTGGACGGCCACTTCGTCAGCGCCACGTTCGGCGCTCCGGTCATCGAGGAGACGCTCAAGGGCGCCGTCCTGTTCGGCATGCTGTGGCTGCGCCGCAACGAGATCGACGGGTTCGCCGACGGGCTGATCTACGCCGCGCTGGTCGGCCTCGGCTTCGCGATGATGGAGAACATCACCTACTACATGCGGGCGTTCGAGGAGGGCGGCGCCCAGCAGCTCCAGGCGGTGTTCATCCTGCGCGGCCTCGTCATGCCGCTCAGCCACCCCCTGTTCACCGCGATGACCGGCCTCGGCGTCGCCTACGCCGCCACCCACCGCCGCGGCCAGCTCCTCGCGCCCGCCGCCGGGCTGCTGGGCGCGATGGTCCTGCACGGCCTGTGGAACGGCGCCGCGGCCACGGGCCTGGGCGGGCTGGGCGTCGTCTACCTGCTGGACTTCTGCATCCTCCTCGGCCTCATCGCGATCGTCGCCGTCGAACGCCGCAGCACCGTCCGCCGCATCGAGGCTTACCTGCCGCTGTACGCCGCGACCGGGCTGGTCACCGACGCGGACGTGCGGATGCTGCGGTCCATCCCGGCCCGCCGCGCAGCCCGCCGCTGGGCCCGCGCGGTCGGCGGCCCGGCCGCGGGCCGCGCCATGACCGACTACCAGCTCGCCGCCACCGAGCTCGCGCTGCTGCACAAGCGCGCCGACCGCGGCGTCGCCGACCCGCGCTGGTTCACGGCCCGCCGCGACGCCCTGCTCAACCTGATGGCGCTGGCCAGGCACGCGTTCCTGCGCACCCCGCAGATGCCCCGCGCCGCCCCGGCCGGGGGCCCGCCGTGGGCCCCGCGCGGGCCGTCCGGCTTCCTCCCGCCCGACCTGCGGAAACGTGACCGGCCGAGCTGA
- a CDS encoding heme o synthase: MGESVRAYVALTKPRVIELLLITTLPVMFLAAGGVPPLSTVLLTLAFGTMSAGAANAINCYIDRDIDAKMRRTRRRPLARAQVTPARALVFGITLAVVSTAGFALAVNLRAAAGSLFAILFYVFVYSLLLKRRTSQNVVWGGIAGCMPVLIGWTAVTDEISWTPFVLFGVVFLWTPPHTWTLAMRYREDYAVANVPMLPVVKGERRVIVESLLYTYATVACSLLLWPVGGMTPVYGAVAVVLGLVFLAEGHRLLNAVRQGVTGVHLRPMRFFHLSNVYLALLFTAVSIDPLLH; the protein is encoded by the coding sequence ATCGGCGAGAGCGTGCGCGCCTACGTCGCGCTCACCAAGCCGCGCGTGATCGAGCTGCTCTTGATCACGACGCTGCCGGTGATGTTCCTGGCGGCCGGGGGCGTGCCGCCGCTGTCGACGGTGCTGCTGACGCTGGCGTTCGGGACGATGTCCGCCGGCGCCGCCAACGCGATCAACTGCTACATCGACCGGGACATCGACGCCAAGATGCGCCGCACCCGGCGACGTCCGCTGGCCCGCGCCCAGGTCACCCCCGCCCGCGCCCTCGTGTTCGGGATCACCCTCGCCGTGGTGTCCACGGCCGGGTTCGCGCTCGCCGTCAACCTGCGCGCCGCGGCCGGATCGCTGTTCGCGATCCTGTTCTACGTCTTCGTGTACTCGCTGCTGCTCAAGCGGCGCACCTCGCAGAACGTCGTGTGGGGCGGCATCGCCGGCTGCATGCCCGTCCTCATCGGCTGGACGGCCGTCACCGACGAGATCTCGTGGACGCCGTTCGTCCTGTTCGGCGTCGTGTTCCTCTGGACGCCGCCGCACACGTGGACCCTCGCGATGCGCTACCGCGAGGACTACGCGGTCGCCAACGTCCCGATGCTGCCGGTCGTCAAGGGCGAGCGGCGCGTCATCGTGGAGAGCCTCCTCTACACCTACGCGACCGTCGCGTGCTCGCTGCTGCTGTGGCCGGTCGGCGGAATGACCCCCGTGTACGGTGCGGTCGCCGTCGTGCTCGGACTCGTGTTCCTTGCCGAGGGGCACCGCCTGCTGAACGCCGTCCGCCAGGGGGTCACGGGCGTTCACCTGCGCCCCATGCGGTTCTTCCACCTGTCGAACGTGTACCTGGCGCTGCTGTTCACCGCCGTCTCCATCGACCCGCTGCTGCACTGA
- the tkt gene encoding transketolase: MDAVEEAGSGHPGTAMSLAPAAYLLFQRFLRHDPTDPDWAGRDRFVLSCGHSSLTLYIQLYLSGYPLTLDELKALRKWGSLTPGHPEHGHTAGVETTTGPLGQGIANAVGMAMAARRERGLFDPDAAQGESPFDHTIWAFCSDGDIEEGISHEASALAAHQRLGNLVLLWDDNHISIEDDTAIALSEDVRARYEAYGWDVHTVDWTENGDYEENVGKLAAAFAAARAETSRPSFVALRTIIGWPAPNKKNTGKAHGSALGAEEVAATKKILGLDPAESFHVPEDVLEHARAVSDRGREAHARWNERFQAWRKANSERAAEFDRISERTLPSGWEKALPSFPAGKEIATRAASGEVLAALAPVLPELWGGSADLAESNNTTMKGEPSFIPEEFQTKEFPGGPYGRTLHFGVREHAMAAICNGIALHGGTRPYGGTFLVFSDYMRPAVRLAALMKLPVTFVWTHDSIGLGEDGPTHQPVEHLWALRAIPGLDVVRPADAAETVVAWRTILEHRDRPAGLALTRQKLATLDRSGELATADCTAKGGYVLADATDGRPDVIIIATGSEVPLALEAREALQAKGTPARVVSMPCVEWFEAQTDAYKQQVLPPGVRARVSVEAGVSLGWRTYIGDAGESVSLEHFGASADYKTLFRQFGITADRVVAAAEASLIKASVKHAGRGETTGN, from the coding sequence ATGGACGCGGTCGAGGAGGCCGGTTCGGGCCATCCCGGTACCGCCATGAGCCTGGCCCCCGCCGCGTACCTGCTCTTCCAGCGGTTCCTTCGGCACGACCCGACCGACCCCGACTGGGCGGGCCGCGACAGGTTCGTGCTGTCGTGCGGGCATTCCAGCCTCACCCTTTACATCCAGCTGTACCTTTCGGGCTACCCGCTGACGCTGGACGAGCTGAAGGCGCTGCGCAAGTGGGGCAGCCTGACTCCGGGGCACCCGGAGCACGGGCACACGGCCGGTGTGGAGACGACCACCGGCCCGCTCGGCCAGGGCATCGCGAACGCCGTCGGCATGGCGATGGCGGCGCGCCGCGAGCGCGGGCTGTTCGACCCCGACGCCGCGCAGGGCGAGTCCCCCTTCGACCACACCATCTGGGCGTTCTGCTCCGACGGCGACATCGAGGAGGGCATCAGCCACGAGGCGAGCGCGCTCGCGGCCCACCAGCGGCTCGGGAACCTGGTGCTGCTGTGGGACGACAACCACATCTCGATCGAGGACGACACCGCGATCGCGCTGTCGGAGGACGTGCGGGCCCGCTACGAGGCCTACGGCTGGGACGTCCACACGGTCGACTGGACGGAGAACGGCGACTACGAGGAGAACGTCGGGAAGCTGGCGGCGGCGTTCGCCGCCGCGCGGGCCGAGACGTCCCGCCCGTCCTTCGTCGCGCTGCGCACGATCATCGGCTGGCCGGCGCCGAACAAGAAGAACACCGGCAAGGCGCACGGCTCGGCGCTGGGCGCCGAGGAGGTCGCGGCGACCAAGAAGATCCTCGGGCTGGACCCGGCGGAGAGCTTCCACGTGCCCGAGGACGTCTTGGAGCACGCCCGCGCCGTGTCCGACCGGGGGCGCGAGGCCCACGCGCGGTGGAACGAGCGGTTCCAGGCGTGGCGGAAGGCGAACTCCGAGCGGGCCGCCGAGTTCGACCGGATCTCCGAGCGCACCCTGCCGTCCGGGTGGGAGAAGGCGCTGCCGTCCTTCCCGGCGGGCAAGGAGATCGCGACCCGCGCCGCGTCCGGCGAGGTGCTGGCCGCGCTGGCGCCGGTACTGCCCGAACTGTGGGGCGGTTCGGCCGACCTGGCCGAGAGCAACAACACGACGATGAAGGGCGAGCCGTCCTTCATCCCCGAGGAGTTCCAGACCAAGGAGTTCCCCGGCGGCCCGTACGGGCGGACGCTGCACTTCGGCGTGCGCGAGCACGCGATGGCCGCGATCTGCAACGGCATCGCGTTGCACGGCGGCACGCGTCCCTACGGCGGCACGTTCCTGGTGTTCAGCGACTACATGCGCCCGGCGGTGCGGCTGGCCGCGCTGATGAAGCTGCCGGTGACGTTCGTGTGGACGCACGACTCGATCGGCCTCGGCGAGGACGGCCCGACGCACCAGCCCGTCGAGCACCTGTGGGCGCTGCGGGCGATCCCCGGCCTGGACGTCGTCCGCCCGGCGGACGCCGCCGAGACGGTCGTCGCGTGGCGGACGATCCTGGAGCACCGCGACCGTCCGGCGGGCCTGGCGCTGACCCGACAGAAGCTGGCGACGCTGGACCGGAGCGGCGAGCTGGCCACGGCCGACTGCACCGCGAAGGGCGGCTACGTGCTGGCGGACGCGACCGACGGCCGCCCCGACGTGATCATCATCGCGACCGGCAGCGAGGTGCCGCTGGCGCTGGAGGCGCGCGAGGCGCTGCAGGCCAAGGGCACCCCGGCCCGGGTCGTGTCGATGCCGTGCGTGGAGTGGTTCGAGGCGCAGACGGACGCCTACAAGCAGCAGGTACTGCCGCCCGGGGTGCGGGCCCGCGTGTCGGTGGAGGCCGGGGTCTCGCTGGGCTGGCGGACCTACATCGGCGACGCCGGCGAGTCGGTGAGCCTGGAGCACTTCGGCGCGTCGGCGGACTACAAGACGCTGTTCCGGCAGTTCGGGATCACCGCCGACCGGGTCGTCGCGGCGGCCGAGGCCAGCCTGATCAAGGCGAGCGTGAAGCACGCGGGCCGCGGCGAGACCACCGGCAACTGA
- the tal gene encoding transaldolase has product MSEILKRLSDEGVSIWLDDISRERLRTGDLEDLVKESHVVGVTSNPTIFAKALSKGTAYDAQVRDLAVRGVDVEEASRAITTYDIRWGCDVLRPVYDRTAGLDGRVSLEVDPRLARDTERTIAEARALWWMVDRPNLFIKIPATEEGLPAITAALAEGISVNVTLIFSLERYGKVIDAFFAGLEQARENGRDLTKIASVASFFVSRVDTEIDKRLDKIGSDGAKALRSKAGLANARLAYALFEEKFGTERWTSLKNAGARPQRPLWASTGVKDPDLNDTLYVDELVAPGTVNTMPEATLVAEADHGQVRGDTIRGTYDDARAHMAALKDAGVDYDDVVRVLEDEGVEKFAASWKELLDSIAGELESKRAGA; this is encoded by the coding sequence ATGAGTGAGATTCTGAAGCGGCTCTCCGACGAGGGCGTGTCGATCTGGCTGGACGACATCAGCCGCGAGCGGCTGCGCACCGGCGACCTCGAGGACCTGGTGAAGGAGAGCCACGTCGTCGGCGTCACCTCCAACCCGACGATCTTCGCCAAGGCGCTGAGCAAGGGCACCGCCTACGACGCCCAGGTCCGCGACCTGGCCGTGCGCGGCGTCGACGTCGAGGAGGCGTCCCGCGCGATCACCACCTACGACATCCGGTGGGGCTGCGACGTGCTGCGTCCGGTGTACGACCGGACGGCGGGGCTGGACGGCCGCGTGTCGCTCGAGGTGGACCCGCGGCTGGCGCGCGACACCGAGCGGACGATCGCCGAGGCGCGGGCGCTGTGGTGGATGGTGGACCGGCCGAACCTGTTCATCAAGATCCCGGCGACCGAGGAGGGGCTGCCGGCGATCACGGCGGCGCTGGCCGAGGGGATCAGCGTGAACGTGACGCTGATCTTCTCGCTGGAGCGCTACGGCAAGGTGATCGACGCGTTCTTCGCCGGCCTGGAGCAGGCCCGGGAGAACGGGCGCGACCTGACGAAGATCGCGTCGGTGGCGTCGTTCTTCGTCAGCCGGGTCGACACCGAGATCGACAAGCGGCTCGACAAGATCGGCTCGGACGGCGCGAAGGCGCTGCGCTCGAAGGCGGGCCTGGCCAACGCGCGGCTCGCGTACGCGCTGTTCGAGGAGAAGTTCGGCACCGAGCGGTGGACGTCGCTGAAGAACGCGGGGGCCCGTCCGCAGCGTCCGCTGTGGGCGTCGACCGGCGTGAAGGACCCCGACCTCAACGACACGCTGTACGTGGACGAGCTGGTCGCGCCGGGCACCGTGAACACGATGCCGGAGGCCACGCTGGTGGCCGAGGCCGACCACGGCCAGGTGCGCGGGGACACGATCCGCGGCACCTACGACGACGCCCGCGCGCACATGGCGGCGCTGAAGGACGCCGGCGTGGACTACGACGACGTCGTGCGGGTGCTGGAGGACGAGGGCGTCGAGAAGTTCGCGGCGTCCTGGAAAGAGCTGCTCGACTCCATCGCCGGCGAGCTGGAGAGCAAGAGGGCCGGCGCGTGA
- a CDS encoding glucose-6-phosphate isomerase, whose protein sequence is MTSVVTAGGISVTIRGAVVDEGETVLDRLVSDGVPGALASRNSHLWGPDAARTAARRLGWLGLPDTARSLPARLSGPAGFARDAGLDRVVLIASGGPARAAEAVRASAGAELTVLSSTDPHEVRGALAGDPHRTLVVVVDDPAGDGGADGGTGVDALRRVFERALRDAGLAGADLARRFVVVAASGSAAERAAREAGHHVVEAEPDVDGRYAALDARSLTAPALAGADVGALLDQAAALAATLRQPYDNPALALGAALGSSALGGRDKLVIADHGSGLAGFGAWAEQLVAGALGKDGRGLLPVVVEDVEAPGFDLAGDMRRVILGRRPDEPGPGREAGISVAGPLGAQFLLWECAVAVAARVLGVDPFAEPDVLESAGSTAALLRSEEGTAPTVVRRPPVLVEGAVEVHAREDALKGAATLAGALEAVLEAVPDGGYLAVLGFLDRCGDAEAAGLRPLLAARAAKVRRRPVPVTFGWGPEHLHATGQFHKGGPRNGAFLQVTGAVRADLPVPGRPYSLGELQLAQAFGDLRVLRSLGRPAVRLHLRDRAEGLAQLADALS, encoded by the coding sequence GTGACGTCGGTGGTGACCGCCGGGGGGATCTCGGTCACCATCCGCGGCGCCGTCGTCGACGAGGGCGAGACAGTCCTGGACCGTCTCGTCTCCGACGGCGTGCCCGGGGCCCTCGCGTCCCGCAACTCGCACCTGTGGGGCCCGGACGCGGCCCGGACGGCGGCCCGCCGGCTCGGCTGGCTCGGGCTGCCGGACACCGCGCGTTCCCTGCCGGCCCGGCTGTCCGGGCCGGCGGGGTTCGCCCGCGACGCCGGTCTCGACCGGGTCGTGCTGATCGCGTCCGGCGGGCCGGCGCGGGCCGCCGAGGCGGTCCGCGCCTCGGCGGGAGCCGAGCTGACCGTCCTGTCCTCCACCGACCCGCACGAGGTACGGGGCGCCCTCGCGGGCGACCCGCACCGCACGCTCGTCGTGGTGGTCGACGACCCGGCCGGGGACGGCGGCGCCGACGGGGGCACCGGGGTGGACGCGCTGCGGCGCGTCTTCGAGCGGGCGTTGCGGGACGCGGGCCTCGCCGGTGCCGATCTCGCGCGGCGGTTCGTCGTCGTGGCGGCGTCCGGGTCGGCGGCGGAGCGCGCCGCCCGGGAGGCCGGGCACCACGTCGTCGAGGCGGAGCCGGACGTCGACGGACGGTACGCGGCGCTGGACGCGCGCTCGCTGACGGCGCCCGCGCTGGCGGGCGCCGACGTCGGGGCCCTGCTCGACCAGGCCGCCGCACTGGCGGCGACGCTGCGGCAGCCCTACGACAACCCGGCGCTGGCGCTGGGCGCCGCGCTGGGGTCGTCCGCGCTCGGCGGGCGCGACAAGCTCGTGATCGCCGACCACGGGTCGGGGCTGGCGGGGTTCGGGGCGTGGGCGGAGCAGCTGGTGGCCGGGGCGCTCGGCAAGGACGGCCGCGGGCTGCTGCCGGTCGTGGTGGAGGACGTCGAGGCGCCCGGCTTCGACCTGGCGGGCGACATGCGGCGGGTCATCCTGGGCCGCCGCCCGGACGAGCCCGGTCCCGGCCGCGAGGCGGGGATCAGCGTCGCCGGGCCGCTCGGCGCCCAGTTCCTGCTGTGGGAGTGCGCGGTGGCGGTGGCGGCCCGCGTGCTCGGCGTCGACCCGTTCGCCGAGCCCGACGTGCTTGAGTCGGCCGGGAGCACCGCGGCGCTGCTGCGCTCGGAGGAGGGCACGGCGCCGACGGTCGTGCGGCGCCCGCCCGTGCTGGTCGAGGGCGCGGTGGAGGTGCACGCGCGGGAGGACGCGCTGAAGGGCGCGGCGACCCTCGCGGGGGCGCTGGAGGCCGTCCTGGAGGCCGTTCCGGACGGCGGCTATCTCGCCGTCCTCGGCTTCCTGGACCGGTGCGGCGACGCGGAGGCGGCGGGGCTGCGGCCGCTGCTGGCGGCGCGGGCGGCGAAGGTGCGCAGGCGTCCGGTGCCGGTGACGTTCGGCTGGGGCCCCGAGCACCTGCACGCGACCGGCCAGTTCCACAAGGGCGGCCCGCGGAACGGGGCGTTCTTGCAGGTCACGGGTGCGGTCAGGGCGGACCTGCCGGTGCCCGGACGGCCGTACAGCCTCGGCGAGCTGCAGCTGGCGCAGGCGTTCGGCGATCTGCGGGTGCTGCGGTCGCTGGGACGTCCGGCGGTCCGGCTGCACCTCCGCGATCGGGCCGAGGGCCTGGCGCAACTCGCCGACGCGCTGTCCTGA
- a CDS encoding phosphoheptose isomerase yields the protein MSGFDVLTRGDVLDSALQARDYLVSCGVPGALAAKDPELWGRRAVDHSRLGWLDLPFASRGLLNQVDGLVAEARYSGLDHIVLIGVGAESYAAQAIMEAHAAGGAAAGRPGAPDRPAGELTVLDGSDTAALAFAMERLDRTLVVLASKAGVSLEGDAYRRIFVGAFRELGMSDREIASRFLVITDHGSPLHDFARQNGYRIGLTDPYLPGHFGALSAYGLVPAVLAGADANTLLEDAASLVPSLSKEEDNPGLLLGAVLGGCAQQGPGGIARDKVVLREPGGPGALSAWVSQLLAVGTGRRGRGVVAFEPSGCRGSFPDVHGVALNPPSAAHDDSDTAVLAPVGAQFLLWEYATAVAGWLLGVNPFETGATAVAEAEDDAATLLRAAGGGPLTPERPAYTESGIEVYTDFPWPAHADLRTVLGGLVGSVPADGYLAVMTYLSGDFSGRYLAPSLARASGRPVAYGPGPAYPHATAPVHKEGPGNGAFLIITGDPVPGDALAAHPVPGRPYSLAQLRLARALGELRALRARRLPVIRLHLRDPVEGAGLLTEAVRDVASMVSAGRGQ from the coding sequence GTGTCCGGATTCGACGTACTGACCCGCGGTGACGTGCTGGACTCGGCGTTGCAGGCGCGGGACTATCTGGTGAGCTGCGGGGTTCCCGGCGCGCTGGCCGCCAAGGACCCCGAGTTGTGGGGGCGGCGCGCGGTCGACCACAGCCGGCTGGGCTGGCTCGACCTGCCGTTCGCGTCCCGCGGGCTGCTGAACCAGGTGGACGGCCTGGTCGCCGAGGCGCGCTACTCCGGTCTCGACCACATCGTGCTGATCGGCGTCGGGGCGGAGAGCTACGCCGCGCAGGCGATCATGGAGGCGCACGCGGCGGGCGGCGCCGCGGCGGGACGGCCGGGCGCGCCGGACCGTCCGGCCGGGGAGCTGACCGTGCTGGACGGCAGCGACACCGCGGCGCTCGCGTTCGCGATGGAGCGGCTGGACCGGACGCTCGTGGTGCTGGCGAGCAAGGCGGGCGTGTCCCTGGAGGGGGACGCCTACCGGCGGATCTTCGTGGGCGCGTTCCGCGAGCTCGGGATGTCGGACCGGGAGATCGCGAGCCGCTTCCTGGTGATCACCGACCACGGCAGCCCGCTGCACGACTTCGCCCGGCAGAACGGCTACCGGATCGGGCTGACCGACCCGTACCTGCCGGGGCATTTCGGCGCGCTGTCGGCGTACGGGCTGGTCCCGGCGGTGCTGGCGGGCGCCGACGCGAACACGCTGCTGGAGGACGCGGCGTCGCTGGTGCCGTCGCTGTCCAAGGAGGAGGACAACCCGGGGCTGCTGCTCGGCGCGGTGCTGGGCGGCTGCGCGCAGCAGGGCCCGGGCGGGATCGCGCGCGACAAGGTGGTGCTGCGCGAGCCGGGCGGGCCGGGCGCGCTGAGCGCGTGGGTGTCGCAGCTGCTGGCGGTCGGCACCGGGCGGCGGGGCCGCGGCGTGGTGGCGTTCGAGCCGTCCGGCTGCCGGGGATCGTTCCCCGACGTGCACGGCGTGGCTTTGAACCCGCCGTCGGCGGCGCACGACGACTCCGACACCGCCGTGCTGGCGCCGGTCGGCGCGCAGTTCCTGCTGTGGGAGTACGCGACGGCCGTGGCCGGATGGCTGCTCGGGGTGAACCCGTTCGAGACCGGCGCCACGGCGGTGGCGGAGGCCGAGGACGACGCGGCGACGCTGCTGCGCGCGGCGGGCGGGGGCCCGCTGACGCCGGAGCGTCCGGCCTACACCGAGAGCGGCATCGAGGTGTACACCGACTTCCCGTGGCCCGCGCACGCGGACCTGCGGACCGTCCTCGGCGGGCTGGTCGGCTCGGTGCCCGCCGACGGCTACCTCGCGGTGATGACGTACCTGTCGGGCGACTTCTCCGGCCGCTACCTGGCGCCGTCGCTGGCCCGCGCGTCGGGACGTCCGGTGGCCTACGGCCCGGGGCCCGCCTACCCGCACGCGACGGCTCCGGTCCACAAGGAGGGGCCGGGGAACGGCGCGTTCCTGATCATCACCGGGGACCCGGTGCCGGGCGACGCGCTCGCCGCGCACCCCGTCCCGGGCCGCCCCTACAGCCTGGCGCAGCTGCGGCTGGCGCGCGCGCTGGGCGAGCTGCGCGCGCTGCGGGCGCGCAGGCTGCCGGTGATCCGGCTGCACCTGCGCGACCCGGTGGAGGGCGCCGGGCTACTCACCGAGGCGGTCCGCGACGTCGCGTCGATGGTCTCGGCGGGTCGGGGGCAGTGA